The following are from one region of the Amia ocellicauda isolate fAmiCal2 chromosome 1, fAmiCal2.hap1, whole genome shotgun sequence genome:
- the prpf31 gene encoding U4/U6 small nuclear ribonucleoprotein Prp31, producing MSLADELLADLEEAGEEGGEGGEGDGGLYEEDDGGLAMCGGAMGGLGLRRGLPDIPEEMEVEGGADAERVTAIAKLRHSKPFAEIMEKISQYIGHQRSSAEVAGPVESDPEYRLIVDANNLTVEIDNELNIIHKFVRDKYSKRFPELESLVPNSLDYVRTVRELGNSLEKCKSNETLQQILTNATIMVVSVTASTTQGTLLGEEELQRLEEACDMALELNQSKHSIFEYVESRMSFIAPNLSIIVGASIAARIMGVAGGLTHLSKMPACNLMLLGAQRRSLSGFSSTSLLPHTGYIYHSDFVQTLPPDLRRKAARLVSAKCALAARVDSFHESADGKVGYELKEEIERKFDKWQEPPPVKQVKPLPAPLDGQRKKRGGRRYRKMKERLGLTEIRKHANRMTFAEIEDDAYQEDLGFSLGQLGKAGSGRVRQAQVNEVTKARISKSLQRTLQKQSVVYGGKSTVRDRSSGTSSSVAFTPLQGLEIVNPQAAEKKVAEASQKYFSNMAEFLKVKKEGEERP from the exons atGTCTCTGGCGGACGAGCTGTTGGCGGACCTGGAGGAGGCCGGGGAGGAGGGCGGTGAGGGCGGTGAGGGCGATGGGGGGCTGTATGAGGAGGATGATGGAGGGCTGGCGATGTGTGGCGGGGCCATGGGGGGCCTGGGTCTGCGGCGGGGGCTGCCAGACATCCCAGAGGAGAtggaggtggaggggggggcGGATGCCGAGAGAGTGACGGCCATCGCTAAactgagacacagcaaaccG TTCGCAGAGATCATGGAGAAGATCAGCCAGTACATCGGCCACCAGAGGAGCAGCGCCGAGG TCGCTGGTCCAGTGGAGTCCGACCCGGAGTACCGTCTCATCGTCGACGCCAACAACCTGACCGTGGAGATCGACAACGAGCTCA ATATCATACACAAGTTTGTTCGTGATAAATACTCCAAGCGGTTCCCGGAGCTGGAGTCCCTGGTGCCCAACTCCCTGGACTACGTCCGCACCGTACGG GAGCTGGGCAACAGTCTGGAGAAGTGCAAGAGCAACGAGACGCTGCAGCAGATTCTGACCAATGCCACAATCATGGTGGTCAGCGTGACGGCGTCCACCACCCAGGG GACGCTGCTGGGTGAGGAGGAGCTGCAGCGATTGGAGGAGGCGTGTGACATGGCGCTGGAGCTCAACCAATCCAAGCACAGCATCTTCGAGTACGTGGAGTCACGCATGAGCTTCATCGCCCCCAACCTGTCCATCATCGTGGGAGCCTCCATTGCCGCCCGCATCATGG GGGTGGCCGGAGGGCTGACCCACCTGTCGAAGATGCCGGCCTGTAACCTGATGCTGCTGGGGGCTCAGCGCCGCTCACTGTCTGGCTTCAGCAGCACCTCCCTGCTGCCGCACACCGGCTACATCTACCACAGCGACTTCGTGCAGACCCTGCCCCCG GATCTCCGGAGGAAGGCGGCTCGCCTCGTCTCCGCAAAGTGCGCTCTGGCCGCCAGGGTGGACAGCTTCCACGAGAGCGCAGACGGCaag GTCGGCTACGAGCTGAAGGAGGAGATCGAGAGGAAGTTCGATAAGTGGCAGGAGCCACCACCTGTGAAGCAGGTGAAGCCGCTGCCCGCGCCGCTGGACGGCCAGAGGAAGAAGAGAGGGGGTCGCAG GTACCGCAAGATGAAGGAGCGCTTGGGTTTGACTGAGATTCGGAAACACGCCAACCGCATGACCTTCGCTGAG ATCGAGGACGATGCCTATCAGGAGGACCTGGGCTTCAGTCTGGGGCAGCTGGGCAAGGCAGGCAGTGGCCGTGTCCGCCAGGCACAGGTCAACGAGGTCACCAAGGCCCGCATCTCCAAGTCCCTGCAG CGGACCCTGCAGAAGCAGAGCGTTGTCTACGGGGGGAAGTCCACCGTGAGGGACCGCTCCTCGGGGACCAGCAGCAGCGTCGCCTTCACACCCCTGCAG gggctGGAGATCGTGAACCCTCAGGCCGCGGAGAAGAAGGTGGCCGAGGCGAGTCAGAAGTACTTCTCCAACATGGCCGAGTTCCTCAAGGTCAAGAAAGAGGGGGAGGAGCGGCCCTGA